The Rissa tridactyla isolate bRisTri1 chromosome 1, bRisTri1.patW.cur.20221130, whole genome shotgun sequence DNA segment AGACTCCAGAGAAGACCATAGGTAATGAGTTGGCAAGTTTCTGAGATGCAATGCCCATGCAGTCAGAGTCTGTAGGATTCTGTAGGTCACACACAGAAGGTCACTGACAGCAATCTGAATGAACTAGGAAAGTATTCACCTTAAGAGGATGTAATATAGTTGAAGGAGAAAGGCTCGTCCTCTTCCTCACTGTGAATGAAACTTCAAAACACTGCTTGTTCTTATCTAAGTAAGAAAAAATTAGCGTCCTTCTGTTGAGCACTGTTTTTCTAGAGATGGGAGATATTTCTTCGCACCAgctctaaagaaaaagaaattaaggcCGTGTTTTGCTGTAAGGCATAGTGGGATGTAATTAAAGCACAAAACCTGCAGTACTGACTTAGCCCATGTCCTGGCTTTGACTAGTGACTAGTTTGTTTTCCTGGATTGCATTGTTTGGAGAGAAAGTGAAAATTAGGGGAAGAAGGGATGGAAAAAGGGATGGGACAAAGCCCAGCAGCTACTTAGCTGGAGGGCTGTATTAAAAGTCAAGCCGCAAGGCAAACCCGTACATTACCACGTGAATTAACTCTAGCCTTCCTCCTTCAAATTCTTTCAGTTGTTCAGGTGATAATTGTTGGTCCATACCTGGctatccttctctttcttttcttgataCCTCTGGGGATGTACTCTCCTTGCATCAGAGAGACGGGGACACTCGGACCAAAGCCAGCCCTCATTGGACACCGTGGAGCACCAATGGTAGGTCTGGAGAAGTTATTTTACATCATTCCTTCCTCCTGCATCTTGCTGCCTTCATCAtcatcttggggttttttccatgaaatctgtggagggtggaaggggagacaTTTCCATCCGGAGCTGCGTGCCAAAGGCATCACTGCATGGGTTGCTAACAAGCATAGCGCTGTTCCTGAGGGGCAAGATGGGCTTGGTGgctaaagtggaaaaaaacaatgaGTAGACTTTAACAACAGTCTATCGTTAGACTGTTAGACTGTAAGGGAACAATTCCCTTAATAAAAACCAGAGGTGTTACAAAAAGACAGAAAGTACTTATAGAGTCGTCCAGAGCGTGGTTGAAAGTGATCTGctcatgtgctttttttttttttttcagctggcacCAGAAAACACTGAGATGTCATTTCAGAAGACAATTGAACATGGTGCGGATGGTCTTGAAACAGATGTCACCATTAGGTAAGGAGAAAACATCGCATCTCACAGAATATACGTTCTTCTTCTAAGAGTTGCCTTTGGAGACATGCAATTCCAGGCAACTAGGTTTTACTGATGACTGGGTCAGGGTCCCTCCGTTGACGTCCAATGATAGAGGCTGGAGGGCATGGCTGTTCTCAGGCAAGTCGATAAGCTGTAGCTATTGATCTAACAATCATTATTTCtacagtatattttaaatgctttgcagAGTATAAAGACAAGTCCCTACCCTAGTCTGACTTCCACTATAAAGACAAGTCTCTACCCTAGTCTGACGAGAGGGTCATATGAGGCctacaaaccaacacaaaattgTGTTCAGGCTTGTGACAGCATTGTCCTAATTATTAGATCTTTAATTCCCTTTGTTTCAGGGACTCATTGCCATGAATTGCTAATATGCTGTGCAGGCTGCGCAGTCTCCAGGCACTGAATGAGAAAAATACTAGTGCTTAGATGTTCTACTAATGTAGAGGAGAGAATTTTGCCTTTCCATCACTAGCCATTTAGACTTCAGTCCTCTGAAAGCCATAGAACCACTTTGGTGTCAGCAAAAAAAGATTTCAACCATAAGTTATTATCTATTTTgggggggtgctggcaggcaTAAATGCCACCATCTCCAGTTTGCccctgaggaaactgaggcacagatagGCATGACTTCTCCAAGGTCATCCAGCAATATTTAAGCTGGAAATAACCTGGTGTCTTGAGCTTCAGCCTTCCTCCCTATTCCACCCTCTGTGCTGAGGGAGGCCTTACGGCTGAATTCACGGTGGCCCACATATTCTTCTGACCTGGCATGAATCTGCTCATGCCATGAACAAACCTGCACGCCAGGTGACCTGAACTCTTGCTCTCCAACAGCTATGATGGGGTTCCTTTCCTCATGCATGACAGCACCTTGAGGAGGACAACTAACATCAAGGAGGTCTACCCCAATGACACTGCTCAAAATGCCGCGTTATTTTCCTGGGATACTCTGCAGGAGTTGAATGCTGGAACGTGGTTCCTTAAGGTGAGCGCCATAAAGGACTATCATCAACTGGATGTGGAAGAGACACAGGCTGTCTGCTACTTAATAGCGTGAATGTTAGGAGAGGAACTACTGGTTGAGCCAAAACTCAAAGAAATTCTTCAGCTGGGGTCTCCTTGCTTTGTCCAGTTGTCCGTTAGGCTTAGGAGACCTATAAGAATTGGCTGCTGGGTGTTCTTGTGGCTCCTTATCAtggcagcagcagaacacatGGGCTGAGGGAAGAAGACAAGAGCTACTTATGCAAGATGCTGTGTGTAATAGTCACAGATAACCCGGTGGGACAGAGAAGCACAGCAGAGCTAGCTGTGAACTATGCAATTTGGGTCCCAGAAGCAGTGTCGTCACAGCCTGGGTTAATTTCCTCTGTTTCTCAGGTAGCAgagctaagcaaaaaaaaatatcgtCACCTGCTGAGGGCTGATGTCAAACTTTTTCCCTCTCAGAGATACGAGCTTTTTGCATGCAGCCGACTCCCAGAGGTGAATGCCTGATTGATTTCCTGTTTTATATCTGTTTATTTCTAGGACAAACCATTTTCATGCATGGGCTCACTGTCAAGGGCAGATCAAAACCAGGCAATGAATCAGTCAATTTACAAGCTAAGTAATTTCTTGCGCCTCGCAGACAGTCAGAATAAACTTGTGATATTTGATCTCTACCGCCCTCCAGAGAAACATCCTTACAGGAACTCATGGATCAACAGAACCCTGGAAGTCATCCTCAATGAGTCGGGGATTAGACCCCATCTGGTAGGGTGGCATCACTCCTCCATAtccctttttcttgctctctgaaTTGGGACTTTGGGGTCATACCCTGCATGATTTCACCTGCGTAAAGTCCTGTCCCTTGTGTTTCGCTTAAGAGGCATCATTTGGAGTATCTTCCTACCTTTGGTACCTCAGGAGGTACAAAATGGTATAACGCTACAGCAGCACAGGGAAATAAGTCAGCGTATATACCAGCTAATGCCTTAGCCCCCCAAACAGCATCCTTTCATCATTGTAATAATTGGCAGCCTATTCCCTGCCACCCGTGCTTATTTTATACAGTGCAGAGAAACTCCTGgcttaaattaaaatacatggaGTCGGGAGCCTTctttgccttcctccttcccctggcAATGGATGAATGCAAAACTCATGTGGATCAGGTTCTGTACCCGTTGATGTCCGGGGAGTTATGGTGATCTGTGTCTGCTGAAGATCTCTTCCCCCATGCTGGGACAATGagagaacagaatattttctgttgCCTTTCCCATAACCCAAAGCtgtcttttcattcatttcaaacACCGCATCTTTTGTCAGGCTGGGTGAAACATATTCACTGATTTTAAGTTGATAAGCAAGGAAcagtgaatatttatttcttgatCAAAGTGACTTGCAAGTTTTAACCCTGCATCCTGATGTTCTTTGATCATTGAAAGAAGCATGTCATGTGACAGGCTGGGTTAAGCCCCTCAAGACATTATCTTTACTGGGTTTGTGTGAAGGGCAAGGCATATTAGTAAGTCCGTTGGGAATTCACTGGGTCCTCTTGTTGCCTGCaggtcctatggctggagaacgACATGAGGTCCTTTGTTCAGTCTGTTGCTCCTGGGTTTCAGCAGACAATGGGCAGTAAGGCCCCAGTTGAAGACCTATTGATGGATAATATTGTCAAACTCAATCTGGCCTACACTGAAATGTCCAGTGAGGATATCCGGTAGGTTGCAGTTTCAGCCTCAAGTAGTCAGTGGACTGCATCTGGAGTCTGTTTGCCTCATACGTGTGGCAATGTCTCCCTCCAGTGACCAGCTCCAGGATCTATAGCATTTTGAGAAGAGCCCCTTTAGATCAAGTGGCCACTCCTGTTGCATTTTGGGGGTGCAGGACTGCAGTTCACTCCTACTGTTGACCATGTGTGTGGCTGAGAGGTATCACCCCCTTGCCCCCAAGTCCATATTTACTTGACCAGGATCTAAGGGTCTTCTGAATAAAGAACACAGCTGTCTCCTGATTTCTTGTCTTTCTGTTCATGCCATCCCCAGTTCTACCAACACCGAACCATGGACAACGAACAATTATTTAACATCCCATGGCTTTTGACAACCATCAGTGTGAGTGCATAGTGCTGTGGTGAGACCATCACCCTCCTGTAGCTGGTGTTTTGGAGACTTCATTTCTTGTCTCTGTCACTGCCAGTACTCTGTAGCTTGTGACATGCTGAAAATGTCATCTCTCCAGTGGAAGGCTCCACATTTATTGCAGAAGTTTTCAAAATGATTCtctcatataaaaaaaaaaggaaaaaaaaaaagaaaaaaaaaaagaaaaaccagtctTACCTGTCCAACTGTCCTTTTATAAATAGAATTTTTTGCTCTTTCCCGTGCACAAAAACAATGAaatctaactaaaaaaaaaaaagaaaagaaaaagtttaatcCTTTGGATGACAGTAGTATTCATGCTTTCTCAATGATAATTCTTTCAGGATGTAAAATCCTAGGTAGATCCATTTGGGTAGATCCTGGGTAGATTTGCAAATGCTGATATTGATGATACATTCCTTTTCCAGTATATAGAGTATGAGCTTACTTCATATTAAGTTTCAATAGTTTATAAGAACTTGAAAAATGATCAGTTGATGTAGCAAAAATAACAAACGAGTAGCTAGCTTCGAGGTGGTTTTGAACACACTATTGGGAGATTACAAACGCATCATCACACTGATCTGTATGGTAGAAGGGTAAACAAAGTTTTGACCTTTTGGACATTTTAACTGCATTTGCTTCTAGCAGATCAGCTATTCTGCATTGGCCAGTTGTGAACTATCGATTATTGGCTGGTTGACTTTCCTTTCTATTCCTTACCTAGGTCCCAAAGCAAGCATTTCCTGCAGAAAATTGCTGTCTCTCCTTGATTCAGCGCAAAGGAAGTACTAACCTCCTTGCCTTTCTTAATGAAGCCTATTGCTTTTTGGTCTTTTAAAGGACATATGCTAAGGTAAACATCACCACCAACCTCTATGTGGTAAATGAGCCATGGCTTTTCTCCTTGGCGTGGTGCTCTGGGGCACACTCTGTGACCACCAATGCCGTCCACACGCTGAAGAACCTCAGCCAGCCACTATTCCTTATGGTAAGTGAAAATCATCCACCTCCCGGAGTAGGAACTAGAGTTGGGATGTTCATGGTTATCTTTGGAGACCATGAGCCAGTTCATACATGGATAAAAGGCCCTTTGCATGAAAAGGGCCTGAGTGGAAACCTGGCTTACCTGGAATCTCTGAGCCACTCCAGGTATCACCATAcccttctcctcttttctcttggcTGAGGTAGAAGTACACTGCTTATTAGGATTTGCAACTTAGGGCTTGAGATGAGGTTAAAGAAGTCAGACTTGTGTGGGGAGAAAGGAAGTGCCTTTCCGGGCACAAATTGATGCACGAGGATTTACACTTCTGAGCTTTTGAAACACCTTATTGATGTCAGTTGTTCTTCATTTCTCAGGGCTTCCCACTGCCCTTCTCAAATTTGGTCTCGTTCCACAAGCCCGAGGGAAACAACCATAGAAATAACCCTTCCTTGctaggaggattttttttcacatgatttGTCTATTCCCTAGTCTACCTTGGACAACCAGTGGGGTTAAGGACCACCTGGGGCACTGTTCCCACCAGAGTCTAAAGTTTACTACTTTGAATAACTGGTTTCACACTCTTGAAGTAGATTTTACGGTGCTCCCATCCAGACAGCTACAGTGTTTTAGTCCATTCTGAGGGTGGGTGGAGGTCCAGCCTAAGGATGAATCTTCAGATGCTCTTAGACCTAAAGCAGGAGCCACCCCAGACCCTCCGCGGTGTTCACTAAAGGACAGTTTTGCCAGGGAAAATGAGATGCCACCAGTTGACATTAATGTTAGAGGGAAACAGAGGGAACTAAAGGGTCTGCCTGTACAAACAAGAGTTCCCTGTTATATTTATTGTGATGTGGTACAATCATCTTGGACACACAACAGCCCTGTTTTAATGAAGGGTGATGATTTGGCACCAACACCCACTAGTGAGTGGCCACTTTGAAATGCCACCAAATGCTTTAAACACCTGAGGGATGT contains these protein-coding regions:
- the GDPD4 gene encoding glycerophosphodiester phosphodiesterase domain-containing protein 4 — its product is MEASSTSLKRLKFGKLKVVRRRLLQRYEHQPFISCLAGFYSCRWKRYQRRKTEPGKCCCKTRECVFFPLLVGAFCFSLVFLYMWGEAKNDYNNFDWYNYGNLGFWFLWSLVLLIVAAILFMYITLLLVLAMCLLAEGQQLYLHWSHKIGTFLVLGFSITALFILSILWGDQWKTVRLSFQITAPYLHIGAITIMVLLSWPVALHAIRADKKVVQVIIVGPYLAILLFLFLIPLGMYSPCIRETGTLGPKPALIGHRGAPMLAPENTEMSFQKTIEHGADGLETDVTISYDGVPFLMHDSTLRRTTNIKEVYPNDTAQNAALFSWDTLQELNAGTWFLKDKPFSCMGSLSRADQNQAMNQSIYKLSNFLRLADSQNKLVIFDLYRPPEKHPYRNSWINRTLEVILNESGIRPHLVLWLENDMRSFVQSVAPGFQQTMGSKAPVEDLLMDNIVKLNLAYTEMSSEDIRTYAKVNITTNLYVVNEPWLFSLAWCSGAHSVTTNAVHTLKNLSQPLFLMTPQQYNIMWILTDLTSVLLISLIFALHWWRERSFSCCAHDGGPVLESGTYNKFRTELSDMPAIMA